CAAAACTAGTTCGgacattctaaaacttgtcgatgttcatttaaaacatattttaaaaattttgtatgagattttgtgctcatttttacctaatttaacatAAAATAtgcgttataaacttttgtagttagtaatacacgccttaattttgtacgatcttattgtggttgactataaaaataaatttttaccaTTATGATTAACAAGTGCCCCCACTACACTACGTTCCTGAATCCGTCCCTAACGCCCATCTAAAAGGTACGTAGATGCATGTCACAGCAGAATTTACAGCTTCCAAACTTGATTGCCGGACGAAACTTGGTAGAATCCGGACTCAGTTTTGAGTTGATTTATAAATTCGACCCATTTGTGCTCACATCACTTTCTACAAGCCAATTCAACGTAGGTCCATTGATTTGAACTTCACCCAATATTTCTTGTTCCAATTTCTTGCCAATTTGACTTGGCTTTATCGATAGCTCAGGCAATTTTCACGTTTAATCTCACAGGAAACATCTGATAGCCGATTATTGGTGTCCAGGGCTAATATGGGTGGACCCATGAACTCTGCTGAGTGCTTTCAGGCCCCGTTctcttaaacttaacttaaatctggaagttttgtttttatttgaatttttttcgtatttgttagttttgcgccaaacttttgtaggtTATCGATTCGtatcgacgagaggaatcggaaaagtaaatttattttacatttacccaagtattttgaaaaataaatttttttagctCGTaaatggcatttttttttttttttttgcatacaGAGGTACTTCAGTTCCAACTTATACAGTGAGGCCTTATTTCCATGCGTGGGATGAGCTCGTAGTACAGTTCCAACTTGCAAATTTCTACTCACATGCTTTCCTAAAATTTTGGATACCATCTTTcgctacacacacacacacacacggtcTGTTTTACTTCTCGTGCCATTTCTAATTGCGCACATGGTCAGATGCAAAGCAATTTTTGTTATCGTAGCGGACCGTTTACTTTTCCGCATACGACAAAGAGTATCGTACTCAGGCGTAAAGTGTTTTGCAAGAACAGGCAATTCTGGATGGAGACGCATGCAATCATTGGTGGGCATTGTAACTAGTTTTTTAGGTACATATACTTCAAATTTCCTCTAATGTGTCTAAGGCCCAAGGGACTTCTCTACCTGGCTTAACTGGACCAGGGTCTGGGCTGGGTCACCAGGATGTGGTCATGGACACTTATTCAATCTGTCGAACGGGCTTCGATGTGTCGGGCCGGTCTAGGTTTGAGCTGCCACCTGGCCCAACCCCTACATCTAATTAATAAAGAATTTAACAACCCTAACCAGTAACCATGCACCCAGCTCACGCTGCACAGTTGCTGGAAAAGCTAaagtactaaacctaacaaccTTTAATTTCTCTGATGTACTCATTCAAAGCACCATAGCTATTGCAAGCCTGCAGCAGCCAACGCCCTCAACCGATATACTGTCTCTCCATaatgagaagaaagagaaaaagtgaaGGAGGAACCGGAAAGAGAAGGACATAAACTGGGTTCTGCATCAGAAACTCCTGCCGACTTCTGTGGTTATCTAGCTAGTCTCTGCCACTGGTTTTTAATGCATGCATTTGCTCCTATCCTCTCAGCTATTCTGTTCTGATAGTCACAGGTACGGTGTTTTCCCTTAACTTTCCTCCGACAAATTCTTGAATTACCGGTAGGAAACTCTTGGAGAAGTTAGTTAATACACAACACCGGCGATTCATTTGCATGATAGAGTGGGTACGGAAAGCCATATACTACCATGCAATTTAATCTGTTGCTTACAGCATCGTCATATATGTGACCTACATATACTAGTAATCTGCCTTTGCAGATGCTGGATATGCATGTCCATGAAACTACCgacattatttatttttctgcaACAAAGAACTACCCCGTATGATAATGCCCAGTTTGTTCTGAGCTGAGAATCTTTACTTTTGGCAGGTTCATAATAGGACtaagggggtgttcggacaaataagccaaagtggcttattttttgtctttattcaaatttttttcgtttcacttggcttattgtcatttttttggggattattgcatcttcacgataagaggaatctaaaaagtaaaaaattttgaccgaaatctaattttttttgaataaagacgaaaaaattagcttattaattttttttcgtctttattcaaaaaaaattggatttcggtcaaaaaattttactttttagattcctcttgtcgtgatgatgcaataatcccaaaaaaaatgacaataagccaagtgatacgaaaaaaatttgaataaagacaaaaaataagttattttggcttatttgtccgaacacctcCTAAAATATTTACTATTCTGTATCCTAATTAGGTGAATTGCGTCATGATTTGCAAGTTTCTGCCAAAGTATAATCATGCAACATGGTCAGATCTGTATAGGATGAAATAAGCACATCCATCACAAAAGAttctctaattttattttttcttgggTACGTGCGGCTTTCTTAtcaagcaaaaaattaaaaatatgaaaactttatatccatcttaaaatcaattaataatgagtggagagattaTGAATATTATTAaatgatcactcattccactctcaagcaatgAAGAACTCTTAACAACAACCACGGAAGCAAATGAATCAAACGGCattgtttgttttggggtctcaaaacccCTGGATATGattctctaataaattttctttttctctccctACTAAACACTCTCAAAAACCCCCCcgaaacccaaaccaaaccggGGAGATCACAAATTTGTGATCAGTGAGCTCTTTATTAACGAAAGTGTAGTTCTTTAATGACATGTTATTAGTTATATCGGTAAGTTTCAAAAGGCTTTCTTTATTCACGTATTAAAATCTCCTTAATTCCAATACATTATCAATTGATGTTGTAACGTTTTCCTGCATCTCCAATTGTCTTACTGCTTGTCTCCTGGTTCCCTCTACTGTTGTATGGAAAGCATGAGATACCCTTCCTTTTCCTTTGACTGTACATTTGGTTTGATCATTTCATTAAGAGGTTTCAGGTATGCATAGTCTCTAAAtttcatttccatttttcacatACGACAAAAAATATTTCAGCAGAATAGTACATCAATTTGTTATACATTCTAGCTATGTGACTCCCGATTAGGCACAGTGGTTCTACTAGTTTCGAAATGTTTGGTGACGCATACACGTCATGGATGTCCTGCTTTTCTATGTTCTATAAATTTGCATGTAACTATTGAGAGTGAAGATATTGTACATATAATATTACTGTCATATCAAAAAGTTATCTTTTACTTTAAAATGATGAATGTGTAGAAACCAAACAAGTAATTGTTGAGATACGTACGTGTGGGAACATCCACTTTAAATTTAAAAGAGAGTTCGAAAACATATTTATTCTTAGTCAGGTGGGGAACTGCATTAGAGTACCGATGTGTGTCATGCACCCGAATTTACATATGATAATGTTCATCTCCCCATATGGTAATGCACGTACCTGAATTTATGATGGGTTACACTAGGCATTGTTGGTTTTCCTGCTTCTGGAATATGGGGAGTTGTTTCATACAGGCACATGGTACTAGTTCAACGCACACGCATGTGAGGTGAAAAAAACGGTAAAATGAACCTATTGACAAgtatattttgttttccttttttgcatCCGAAGTTGATCAATACATTCTAGAATGGATCTCCGGTCTCTCTTCCTCACGCAGAGTTATAGGTAAAAACTCATTTAAGCCCAACCCTTCTTTTCAGTGGTACTGGTCTAATAGTGATTCAACAATCTGTAAATCAGTGGCAATATGGAAACGTCAAATGGGTTTGAATTCAGATCCTGGCATAGGTTTTTAGTTAGTTCACATATAAGCTTTCATTTTCGGGTGGATCGGTGATTGCTCTTTTTGCTAAATGCTAGCATACCATCtggataaccaaaccaaaccaatcgagccttatgtctcaatcacttggggtcggttacatgaatcatttttctctatTAAGCTCTGTCAAAGGCCAATTGTTCACAcacattatactcatatctttgcgcagtACActatctaatgtcaatttaggtctaccacTCCCtatagcattgctacccaaagctatcatatccgctctcttaactactgcattttctgatctacggtagacatgcccaaacaactttagcctattttccctcaacttttcctctataggtgctacatcTATCATCTTATGAACCGTTCCATTTCTAATCATGTCTCATCTAGTCTTACCACAAATTcatctcaacattctcatttccgctacgctcatcttgctcacctgttgtttcttaataggccaaaaTTTTGTCCCGTAAAACATCGCTGGTCTGATGGCAGTTCTatagaattttcctttcaattttGTGGATACCCTCTTGTCatatagtacaccagtagcgctcctccacttgagtCACCCCATCGCTccctataaaaaataagctcaatcacATATCTGTAGGTGTGTTTTTTGAATTCATAGGAGCGAAACTATTCTGTTTCTAAAATAAGAGGGACCCTCCAAATACAGCCGTGGGCCGAGCTTTCCCTTTCGTAGGGCCCTAAATAGTTACTGCTTATTCATTAGTCTCAACAACCCGGATGTTCAACCAAAAGTTTATACTGTCTATGTCACCTTATCCAAATTGGTGGCAAATACTTTAAGTTCTTTGCATGCATAACCAGGTTTCTATTCTTgctttttcttcattttatgtcagttgtttttcattttactgCAATTAGGTTGTCTATTTTCATTTATGCATTGGTTTGAAAGttgacactacatgctagctaGTGGAGTAAAAGGaacagattgaaattttttacgAATGAGTGCATTCTATTGAATGCCCATTGGACTGTGGGTAACGTATAAAAAAACCAatggaccattttttttttttaattatcgaCAGTCGAGTGGGTGGTGTTTCGTATATTCTTTTTCTGATTATCTCAAAGAAGCCGATAACTCCGAACTGAACGTCGACCACCAGGGGGGCATAGTTTGACAAAAACGAAGCACCTTTATTTGAACATGTTAATCGCATATATAGCTCCTACATGTACAATTTTGGGAAAGGGTACAAGCGTCGGGCGTGATTGCATGACGATCATTAATGGTAATTCCAATTACAAACTGTGCTTACAAGGAAAATATGCAACTAAGCATATCAGGCATGAGTCTgcagacacacatatatatacttgtaGCAGAGACAAAGTAACATAGGCTGCTAGTCATATGGAGTCATGGACCTAATCTTTGTATAGCACTGTTGGAGGTGTAGCCCCAAGACCTGCTTATATtattgcaactttttttttttttttatgcactTCACAGCTAAAGCGCATTTGTTtggcttttatttatttatttatttatttatttatttttgagaagTGCATTTGTTGAGTTGATGAGCATGATATTATCGTCAACGCCAGTTGGGATATGAATATGCTTAAGATTGAAAGGTTCGTCTTCTTAAGACCACAAGCAAAAGACAACAAAGATTGCACAGATTGGAATAGCTGCTACAATTTTGGAAAGAAACTAGCATTGTTATTAGTCAGTCTGAGCTACCACTAGTCCAAAATGAAACAACGAAaacctcttcaaaaaaaaaaaaaaaaacatacatacGAATTCTAAAATCTAGTACCGAATGAAACGAAAGGAGTGGGAGGATCAAAGTTATCTTGGTTTACTTATTGTTTGCTAATGGAAGTCAATACCCGAACCTATCAACCTTGCAGGGCGGTGAAATGCTTTGTTGCTGCTTCTCTGCCCCAAACAAACACCGTAAGGCAAGGACCATTAAGGTGCGCTCTTGACTTCTTCCCTTTGCTTTGCACCTCAGAGTAAACACCGccttgattattattattttttgtaaacttCTGTTGATTTTCGCTgtaataaagaagaagaaatgagaaAAAGTAAAGGACCCTTTAGCTATTTAAGAGACAAAAACGGTACTGTTCTAAGATGCATGGAATTGACAGAGTTTGATGAACACATCAATATAATCCTTGATAAGCAGTTAAGCACCTATTGTTTCACCGTCACTGCTTTCTGTTTCATTTTTCGTTGTGGTTAACATTGTCAATATTTACCATGGATGCTGCTATCTCACGAAGAAGCAGCTTTcattttccgcttgaccaaaaaaaaaagaaaagaagcagcagcTTCTGTGGTACAATAATAGAATAATTTGAAATTCACGGTTTTCCCTTTATCATTGTAGGGAAACAAACGTGAAATTCCAGTTCATGGACATAAATTAATTTGAAACTCACACATATCATGGAAAACAACACGAcgttaaaaaaaatctaaacaaGAACCCTATGTAGCAACTAGCACAGACATAGACCATTGTCGGAAGTCCTGCACCGTTGACATTAAAGtgtcctattttttttgaacacttTTCATAATTAGGACACTCCGACGCTTGTTGGACACTGACACTTTCCAGAAGCTCTCCAAACACGTGTTTGATACTTAAATCTTAAGTGTCATAGTTTTTCTAAACGTTTTCCATGAGGACACTCaggagacacttaaaaaatgcTTAGGATACTCTTGGGATACTCGCAAAGCAGGTCGATGCTCTTATACAAACTCTAATTAAAACTTAGGGTAGTTTTATTTTTGGTGTGACAAATGATGGTTTACTGATTATAAGGACACATGAAGTGAACTCTGTTTATTGAAATAGTACTTTTTGAATGTTGTAACGATAAATATTGTTTAAGGTATATATGGTATAACATGTCTAGAACTACAAcctttattttctaatttttattcataaaatagCGTGTGATAATATATTTCTTAAACGCGTTAATTCTCTAACGTGTCGCATCCtccattttttataatttatgaGTCTAAGCGTTGGTATCATGTCCCGTGTCTGTATCGGTGCTGCATATAGCCTAAAACCCAATTTGAAAGCAATATTGACTTCAATATGTGAAGTGCAAATCTTAATACCGAAAGAAATCCAAAAGTGCAAATctgaatatcaaaaaagaagCCTCCATCAAAACctcctcttttattttatttttttccaggTACATTTTGACAAACTCTGATCAATGCAATTAAGGTGCAATGAACAGTGGCGGACacaaaaattagaaaccaattttctttttatcgatATCTCAATTCGAAAGTTTCAAGATTTGCAAGTCCCTGGACTAAAATTCTGGTTCCACCACTTGCACTGAGGTTGAAGGAAAGTACTTTCTTCCGCAGTTCCATGGGCACCTAAAACACATGAAGTTTGTCGAGAAATGGAAACCATGACAATAAGATTAAAAGACAAGTCCGAGAAGAGTGGCTTACCCTTGAGAATGCCCTTTGGTCATGCAATCTCACCACCCACAGCGCTCTTAATACGTTCAACTGTGCACTTAATAAGGCTGTTAACCGTCGCCACCGATCCCAGAGAGAGTTTTGCTGTTGGAACCGAATCTACTAAGATTTGAAATGCTACGGTAAGTAATGATCCCCCAGATCCAGCGTCTGGAATTCCTCCTCTGTGATGTGCAGGCCCATCCGGAAGTATAGCAAAGCCAGACGGTAGGAGGGCGACATAATCCGGGTCTCCACCATTCAAAACCACATTCATGGCCACAATATCAACCGGAGCATATATGACATAAGAGGAAGTGGCGTCGATGCAACTTTCTTGTAGTATCAGCATGTTGCTCTGGCTTGAGTTTGCGCTctgtttttccattttcaaaattcatcAACGTACATTTTAAGTATCTTATAGCATTCTCTAGTTAAAGATTATGATCTGAAGGATATAGAGGAAGCGTAAAAGCGTACATTAACTCGTAATAGGGAAACTGAGTTGCCAGGATCACGACCATTCGCAATATGTGCCATTTCTTGAACTAGGCCACCGTTTGAGAGGATATCCCACTGTATTACAAGAAAAACACACGGATTATCGTGATAGATACTTCTGATATGGCGAATGTTAGGACTTCAATTCTGACTGCCAATTCTGAATTGTGCAGCATTTGAAATTGCAGGAATTATGCAAATAACTGTGAATAATGAGTTATGTTATGTTGCACTGGAAATCGAAGAACATTGGCTCTGTTCTGATCTGTTCTATTaagaaaggatgtttggtttagTACCTCACTTCGAGAATTCTCATCGCGAAGGAAATCAAACACTCGTTTTGGCAGGACTGGGAGCCAAAACGAGGTTGCAGCGCTGAGTACGATCCCAGGTGGCCTCCCAGGATCATCCATACTCTTTCTGGTCATGACCCTTACATCGTCAGCCCCACTTCCCGACAATGTGGTCCAGGTGTGCGCCGTAGAAGCACCTACACCCGTGCAGAAGCTCATCGCCATTCTCTCAGCCAGTTTCAACATACTCTTCCTTCCTTCTGGAGTTGTTATGACTGTATTAAGGTACATACTGTAAATTCTCTAGGGCGGGAGCCACGTTTTTTCGACGACATTTTAAGCTATCGAAAATAGTATTACCTCCAACATCACCTGCTGGTATGTTATGGGCCATCGCGCTTGCTAGGCGTTCACACTGTCGGTCCAATGTTGCTACCCAACGTTTTGCTCCGAACGCAAGACCTGAATTGACTAGTGGTCTGTAAATAGTGTGAACAGCCCTATCGTCCACTTCCACGTGTTCAACCCATATGACCTAGAAAATAGCATCATGAAAACAGGATTTAGTGATGTAACCATGTCAAACCAGTATGCGTGCTACAAAAAAAAGCCCCCCAAGGGTTTTCACCTTTGAGTAGCCATTTGGTAATTCCTGAATCAAACAACCGGATGGCCGCCTTCTGCATCGGGATATTGCACTGGGGCGCAAATTGTCAAGGGATACATCCACCACTGCCCAAGTTCCATCGGCATGCTGTTTACAGTACCTTACAAAGTAGTTTTCTCGAGTTGGAACGAGTGGCGAAGGGACCTGAAACTCAGCTGTCATctgaaaaaaggaagaaaaaaaaaatcgctaGTTTGGTTTCTGAAAATCATTCAGCACTATTTTAAGTTGCATTTTCATCAAGGATTTGTCGAATATATACCACTTGCAGAGCTCCGTTATAGTTCCCTGCCACTCCAGTAGACAGAACCTCCAAAGTCACTGCCCTCGAAACAATGCCCGAAAAAACATTCGTCCATTGATTCTATAAAATCAATCagtaagttaaaaaaaagttctttcTTTAAAATGTAAGGGAACGAAGTTAATTAAACTTACCACATCCATTAGAATCTCAACAAGGCTAATGTGATTCATTATAACCACTGCAGATTCACGCGAAGCCTCGGACTTCAAGCCCAGAGGTTTCGGCCCAATTCCTCGAGGGAAGGTCTGTATGTAGTCATCTTCGCTCAAAATCTCGGTGGATTTGTCTGGGCTCGGGATCCATAAGGGTTCGCCAGCTTGCGCCATCCTGATCACTTCTTCCATTGCTGCTACTGCAAGCTCAATGATCATGGGCTTGTCTGCCTCAGTTGGGCCGGACACGGATCTGAGAAGGTCATTCGCCCCGAATAAGTCCCCTACCAAGCCCGGCTGTGGCCCGAAACTGCCAAACCCTATGTCAAGTGATCTTGGTGTTCCATGGGGATAGGAAAGCATAGGTTTGCTTACATACTTTGCAGCAATTCCGGATATCCTGTCGATCTGTAAACAGAAAGGGATTCGTTTAGGCATCCGCGGGGAGCATTTATTCCCCATTTTGCTGCCCAATTTTACTGTATACCTTGtctccaaaaaagaaagaaagagaggaggtgCTTGGAACACGAGGATCCCGCTATCATACGGGCCTTGTCTAAATTCCCCATAAACCGCTATTACATGTGACTATCTATTTGTATGATATTGACCTAGTTTCAGGACACCATATGCTCATGTGCAGTCGGTCCTGTACATATGACGTGGGGGGCCTGCTGCCTTTGGCCAAGGCAAGCGCTGCTATCCCTCTACATGGCAGCACCTGTCTTAGCCACAAAGGCAGCAGGCCCCCCGCGTCATGGGTACACGTTGCCAGAATTAGGTGTCTCAATTTCTTGTGTAATGGAGTTTATACTTAATACATTCTTCATGTTGAAAGAAAAACTAGGCGAGATAGCATACAAAGATGTATTTATGAATCTCTCTCTTGATTTTATACCTCTTCCCGAAGACGAACGTTTTCGACCCTCAATTGCTGCTCGTCAAAGGACATCTCACCAATGGCAGCGGGGCCTCCACAGTTGGGACACGAAGCATTGCTGAGGGCTTCTTTGTACCTGATGTTCTCCACTCGAAGCTTTTCGTTCTCGGCCCTGAGCTGTGAGTTCTCACTCCGCTCGTGATGGGACTGTAAAAAATGGCACGATATGGTTATTGATTCAATTTACACTTGATTACGAAATTCtgaaaaatcatttcattttaaGGCAGTTAAAGGACTTATTAGAGAACTTGTGTAACTTGTTAGAAGTTCCTTAAAGATTAGCTTATTCCATTCTTCCAATCAatgctcaaaattttcaaagcgGGATAGTTGAATTTCGTACTTTGGTTGTTACTGAATCTTTTGCGCAAATTAGTACTTCTTacagcatctccagcccttactcAAATATTTACTCAATTCGAGTAAAAGTTTCATTTGGTATGAAGTGTTTTCCAA
The sequence above is a segment of the Rhododendron vialii isolate Sample 1 chromosome 13a, ASM3025357v1 genome. Coding sequences within it:
- the LOC131314672 gene encoding homeobox-leucine zipper protein MERISTEM L1-like isoform X2 produces the protein MFQPNMFDGHHILDMVHKTPESEMDLIRDEEFESKSGTDIMEAPSGDDQDLNNNQRSKKKRYHRHTQHQIQEMEAFFKECPHPDDKQRKDLGRRLGLEPLQVKFWFQNKRTQMKSHHERSENSQLRAENEKLRVENIRYKEALSNASCPNCGGPAAIGEMSFDEQQLRVENVRLREEIDRISGIAAKYVSKPMLSYPHGTPRSLDIGFGSFGPQPGLVGDLFGANDLLRSVSGPTEADKPMIIELAVAAMEEVIRMAQAGEPLWIPSPDKSTEILSEDDYIQTFPRGIGPKPLGLKSEASRESAVVIMNHISLVEILMDVNQWTNVFSGIVSRAVTLEVLSTGVAGNYNGALQVMTAEFQVPSPLVPTRENYFVRYCKQHADGTWAVVDVSLDNLRPSAISRCRRRPSGCLIQELPNGYSKVIWVEHVEVDDRAVHTIYRPLVNSGLAFGAKRWVATLDRQCERLASAMAHNIPAGDVGEGRKSMLKLAERMAMSFCTGVGASTAHTWTTLSGSGADDVRVMTRKSMDDPGRPPGIVLSAATSFWLPVLPKRVFDFLRDENSRSEWDILSNGGLVQEMAHIANGRDPGNSVSLLRVNSANSSQSNMLILQESCIDATSSYVIYAPVDIVAMNVVLNGGDPDYVALLPSGFAILPDGPAHHRGGIPDAGSGGSLLTVAFQILVDSVPTAKLSLGSVATVNSLIKCTVERIKSAVGGEIA
- the LOC131314672 gene encoding homeobox-leucine zipper protein MERISTEM L1-like isoform X1 codes for the protein MFQPNMFDGHHILDMVHKTPESEMDLIRDEEFESKSGTDIMEAPSGDDQDLNNNQRSKKKRYHRHTQHQIQEMEAFFKECPHPDDKQRKDLGRRLGLEPLQVKFWFQNKRTQMKSHHERSENSQLRAENEKLRVENIRYKEALSNASCPNCGGPAAIGEMSFDEQQLRVENVRLREEIDRISGIAAKYVSKPMLSYPHGTPRSLDIGFGSFGPQPGLVGDLFGANDLLRSVSGPTEADKPMIIELAVAAMEEVIRMAQAGEPLWIPSPDKSTEILSEDDYIQTFPRGIGPKPLGLKSEASRESAVVIMNHISLVEILMDVNQWTNVFSGIVSRAVTLEVLSTGVAGNYNGALQVMTAEFQVPSPLVPTRENYFVRYCKQHADGTWAVVDVSLDNLRPSAISRCRRRPSGCLIQELPNGYSKVIWVEHVEVDDRAVHTIYRPLVNSGLAFGAKRWVATLDRQCERLASAMAHNIPAGDVGVITTPEGRKSMLKLAERMAMSFCTGVGASTAHTWTTLSGSGADDVRVMTRKSMDDPGRPPGIVLSAATSFWLPVLPKRVFDFLRDENSRSEWDILSNGGLVQEMAHIANGRDPGNSVSLLRVNSANSSQSNMLILQESCIDATSSYVIYAPVDIVAMNVVLNGGDPDYVALLPSGFAILPDGPAHHRGGIPDAGSGGSLLTVAFQILVDSVPTAKLSLGSVATVNSLIKCTVERIKSAVGGEIA